A stretch of Canis lupus baileyi chromosome 2, mCanLup2.hap1, whole genome shotgun sequence DNA encodes these proteins:
- the MKRN3 gene encoding LOW QUALITY PROTEIN: E3 ubiquitin-protein ligase makorin-3 (The sequence of the model RefSeq protein was modified relative to this genomic sequence to represent the inferred CDS: inserted 1 base in 1 codon) produces MEEPAAPTEASEASGAPAGAEVAGEGAPGPSLHMRPVFRQFAAAGPAPLRASRRRPAQASGGGAGPSRLQGRSSGSWTKQVTCRYFLHGLCKEGENCRYSHDLSGRLQAGESPGSPPGASADPSPSTAAHIETLPQEVAEASSVAFACSLPAIGLAAEGGFFEAERDNAGLEAAGGAGVEGWENAIEFVPGQPYRGRMIPSVPRASVQSPVTEREQIAVGSGQQLCRDAAMGQCFRGESCMYVHGEICDMCGLQVLHPVDAAQRADHIKACIEAHEKDMELSFAVQRSMDKVCGICMEVVYEKANPSDCRFGILSNCTHTYCLRCIRRWRTDKQFGNRIVKSCPQCRVTSNFVIPSEFWVEEEEEKQKLIQQYKEAMSNKTCRYFAGGRGFCPFGDNCFYKHADPEGLGEDPQRLSAEASGAHCGQFSEPTQVREGEMPFKSSKKELVMLRLANLLFKCFISLGNDEIXFSKDQWDLLHYELEKNISV; encoded by the exons ATGGAAGAGCCTGCAGCTCCCACTGAAGCCTCTGAGGCATCTGGGGCACCTGCGGGGGCCGAGGTGGCAGGGGAGGGTGCACCTGGGCCTTCACTCCACATGCGCCCGGTCTTCCGGCAATTTGCGGCTGCAGGCCCGGCCCCCCTCCGTGCGTCACGTCGGAGGCCTGCCCAggcctctgggggaggggcggggcccagTCGCTTGCAGGGCCGGAGCAGCGGCAGCTGGACAAAGCAAGTCACCTGCAGGTATTTTCTGCATGGGCTTTGCAAGGAGGGGGAGAACTGTCGTTATTCCCATGACCTCTCGGGCCGGCTGCAGGCTGGGGAGAGCCCTGGCTCACCGCCTGGGGCCTCCGCAGACCCAAGCCCTAGCACGGCTGCGCATATTGAGACCTTGCCTCAGGAAGTGGCTGAAGCCTCCTCTGTTGCGTTCGCCTGCTCCTTGCCTGCGATTGGCTTAGCTGCTGAAGGGGGTTTCTTTGAAGCTGAGAGAGACAATGCAGGCCTTGAAGCTGCCGGAGGAGCTGGTGTGGAAGGTTGGGAGAATGCCATTGAGTTTGTTCCTGGGCAACCCTACCGGGGCCGCATGATCCCTTCTGTTCCCAGGGCTTCTGTGCAGAGCCCAGTGACTGAGAGGGAACAGATTGCAGTGGGCAGTGGGCAGCAGCTTTGCCGAGATGCGGCTATGGGGCAGTGCTTTCGTGGGGAGAGCTGTATGTATGTCCATGGAGAGATATGTGATATGTGTGGGCTTCAGGTCTTGCACCCTGTGGATGCTGCACAGAGGGCAGACCATATAAAGGCTTGCATTGAAGCACACGAGAAGGATATGGAGCTCTCGTTTGCAGTTCAGCGAAGTATGGACAAAGTGTGTGGCATCTGCATGGAGGTTGTCTATGAGAAAGCCAACCCCAGTGACTGCCGCTTTGGCATCCTCTCCAACTGCACCCACACCTACTGTCTTAGGTGTATCCGCAGGTGGAGGACTGACAAGCAGTTTGGCAACAGGATCGTCAAGTCCTGTCCACAGTGCAGGGTCACCTCCAACTTTGTGATTCCCAGTGAGTtctgggtggaggaggaggaagagaagcagaaacttATTCAGCAATACAAGGAGGCAATGAGCAACAAGACTTGCAGGTATTTCGCAGGAGGCAGGGGTTTCTGCCCATTTGGAGATAACTGTTTTTACAAGCATGCAGACCCAGAGGGCCTGGGAGAGGATCCTCAGAGGCTGAGTGCTGAGGCATCCGGTGCTCACTGCGGTCAATTTTCGGAGCCTACTCAGGTGCGAGAGGGTGAGATGCCctttaaaagcagtaaaaaagAGCTTGTCATGCTTCGGCTGGCCAATCTGTTgtttaagtgttttatttcacTGGGAAATGATGAGA TCTTTTCAAAGGACCAGTGGGACTTGCTTCATTAtgagctggaaaaaaatatttcagtttga